A single window of Theropithecus gelada isolate Dixy chromosome 9, Tgel_1.0, whole genome shotgun sequence DNA harbors:
- the PRDX3 gene encoding thioredoxin-dependent peroxide reductase, mitochondrial isoform X1 has product MAAAVGRLLRASVARHVSAIPWGISATAALRPAACGRTSLTNLLCSGSSQAKLFSTSSSYHAPAVTQHAPYFKGTAVVNGEFKDLSLDDFKGKYLVLFFYPLDFTFVCPTEIVAFSDKANEFHDVNCEVVAVSVDSHFSHLAWINTPRKNGGLGHMNIALLSDLTKQISRDYGVLLEGPGLALRGLFIIDPNGVIKHLSVNDLPVGRSVEETLRLVKAFQYVETHGEVCPADWTPDSPTVDQAKSSCFQRVLSEGKSVDRPCVSAPSHPREEPQLKPAFIILKMVICRRQGTNYACIHKYYSKCFVFVILAKTF; this is encoded by the exons ATGGCGGCTGCTGTAGGAAGGTTGCTTCGAGCGTCG GTTGCCCGACATGTGAGTGCCATTCCTTGGGGCATTTCTGCCACTGCAGCCCTCAGGCCTGCTGCATGTGGAAGAACGAGCTTGACAAACTTACTGTGTTCTGGTTCCAGTCAAGCAAAATTATTCAGCACCA GTTCCTCATACCATGCACCTGCTGTCACCCAGCATGCGCCCTATTTTAAGGGTACAGCCGTTGTCAATGGAGAGTTCAAAGACCTAAGCCTTGATGACTTTAAGGGGAAATATTTGGTGCTTTTCTTCTATCCTTTGGATTT CACCTTTGTATGTCCTACAGAAATTGTTGCTTTTAGTGACAAAGCTAACGAATTTCACGACGTGAACTGTGAAGTTGTTGCAGTCTCAGTGGATTCCCACTTTAGCCATCTTGCCTGGATAAATACGCCAAGAAAG AATGGTGGTTTGGGCCACATGAACATCGCACTCTTGTCAGATTTAACTAAGCAGATTTCCCGAGACTACGGTGTGCTGTTAGAAGGTCCTGGTCTTGCGCTAAG AGGTCTCTTCATAATTGACCCCAATGGAGTCATCAAGCACTTGAGCGTCAATGATCTCCCAGTGGGCCGAAGCGTGGAAGAAACCCTCCGCTTGGTGAAGGCGTTCCAGTATGTAGAAACCCATGGAGAAGTCTGCCCAGCGGACTGGACACCAGATTCTCCTACGGTAG atcaAGCCAAATCCAGCTGCTTCCAAAGAGTACTTTCAGAAGGTAAATCAGTAGATCGCCCATGTGTATCTGCACCTTCTCACCCCAGAGAAGAACCACAGTTGAAACctgcttttatcattttaaagatgGTTATTTGTAGAAGGCAAGGAACCAATTATGCTTGTATTCATAAATATTActctaaatgttttgtttttgtaattctGGCTAAGACCTTTTAA
- the PRDX3 gene encoding thioredoxin-dependent peroxide reductase, mitochondrial isoform X2: MAAAVGRLLRASVARHVSAIPWGISATAALRPAACGRTSLTNLLCSGSSQAKLFSTSSSYHAPAVTQHAPYFKGTAVVNGEFKDLSLDDFKGKYLVLFFYPLDFTFVCPTEIVAFSDKANEFHDVNCEVVAVSVDSHFSHLAWINTPRKNGGLGHMNIALLSDLTKQISRDYGVLLEGPGLALRGLFIIDPNGVIKHLSVNDLPVGRSVEETLRLVKAFQYVETHGEVCPADWTPDSPTIKPNPAASKEYFQKVNQ, encoded by the exons ATGGCGGCTGCTGTAGGAAGGTTGCTTCGAGCGTCG GTTGCCCGACATGTGAGTGCCATTCCTTGGGGCATTTCTGCCACTGCAGCCCTCAGGCCTGCTGCATGTGGAAGAACGAGCTTGACAAACTTACTGTGTTCTGGTTCCAGTCAAGCAAAATTATTCAGCACCA GTTCCTCATACCATGCACCTGCTGTCACCCAGCATGCGCCCTATTTTAAGGGTACAGCCGTTGTCAATGGAGAGTTCAAAGACCTAAGCCTTGATGACTTTAAGGGGAAATATTTGGTGCTTTTCTTCTATCCTTTGGATTT CACCTTTGTATGTCCTACAGAAATTGTTGCTTTTAGTGACAAAGCTAACGAATTTCACGACGTGAACTGTGAAGTTGTTGCAGTCTCAGTGGATTCCCACTTTAGCCATCTTGCCTGGATAAATACGCCAAGAAAG AATGGTGGTTTGGGCCACATGAACATCGCACTCTTGTCAGATTTAACTAAGCAGATTTCCCGAGACTACGGTGTGCTGTTAGAAGGTCCTGGTCTTGCGCTAAG AGGTCTCTTCATAATTGACCCCAATGGAGTCATCAAGCACTTGAGCGTCAATGATCTCCCAGTGGGCCGAAGCGTGGAAGAAACCCTCCGCTTGGTGAAGGCGTTCCAGTATGTAGAAACCCATGGAGAAGTCTGCCCAGCGGACTGGACACCAGATTCTCCTACG atcaAGCCAAATCCAGCTGCTTCCAAAGAGTACTTTCAGAAGGTAAATCAGTAG
- the PRDX3 gene encoding thioredoxin-dependent peroxide reductase, mitochondrial isoform X3 — protein sequence MAAAVGRLLRASVARHVSAIPWGISATAALRPAACGRTSLTNLLCSGSSQAKLFSTSSSYHAPAVTQHAPYFKGTAVVNGEFKDLSLDDFKGKYLVLFFYPLDFTFVCPTEIVAFSDKANEFHDVNCEVVAVSVDSHFSHLAWINTPRKNGGLGHMNIALLSDLTKQISRDYGVLLEGPGLALRSSQIQLLPKSTFRR from the exons ATGGCGGCTGCTGTAGGAAGGTTGCTTCGAGCGTCG GTTGCCCGACATGTGAGTGCCATTCCTTGGGGCATTTCTGCCACTGCAGCCCTCAGGCCTGCTGCATGTGGAAGAACGAGCTTGACAAACTTACTGTGTTCTGGTTCCAGTCAAGCAAAATTATTCAGCACCA GTTCCTCATACCATGCACCTGCTGTCACCCAGCATGCGCCCTATTTTAAGGGTACAGCCGTTGTCAATGGAGAGTTCAAAGACCTAAGCCTTGATGACTTTAAGGGGAAATATTTGGTGCTTTTCTTCTATCCTTTGGATTT CACCTTTGTATGTCCTACAGAAATTGTTGCTTTTAGTGACAAAGCTAACGAATTTCACGACGTGAACTGTGAAGTTGTTGCAGTCTCAGTGGATTCCCACTTTAGCCATCTTGCCTGGATAAATACGCCAAGAAAG AATGGTGGTTTGGGCCACATGAACATCGCACTCTTGTCAGATTTAACTAAGCAGATTTCCCGAGACTACGGTGTGCTGTTAGAAGGTCCTGGTCTTGCGCTAAG atcaAGCCAAATCCAGCTGCTTCCAAAGAGTACTTTCAGAAGGTAA